Part of the bacterium genome, ATGCGTGATTTCTCCCGGTGGTGACTCTCCAGAGTCACCCCTCCACCACCTTGCTGACCGGACGGGGGCCTCTGGAGAGACCCCACGGGGATACAAATTCCCGTCTGTTGTTTTTGAGATGAGTTCTTGATAATTCATTCACATTTCAGAACACACTGCAAACAGAGCGAACACGAATCCGCGGCCTTCAGTCAACTTCGACTGTTGACCGAAGGGCCAGCGTTTGCCCGATGGCCGAAGCGTCGAATGTCTGAGACCGGGCTCCTGGCTACTGGCCTTTTTCGGCGGGAGCGGCCGGCAGTTTGTGAGCGATCTTCGCCAGCATCTCTTCGTAGTTGAATCCCTGGAAGGTGGGGGACTCTTCGTTGTGGCACTTGGTGCAGGTTGCCTCATCGGGAAGCCACAATCCGGCCTTGACGGCGGCATCGCGATCTTTCATCACCTTCAGTGATTTGTACTCACTGCCCGGTCCATGACACGATTCGCAACCCACCGCGCCCCAGACCTCGGGGGCGGCCATCGCCTCCTCCATTCCTTCCGCGCCATAGCCTCCCGCACCATAGCCCGTCGTATGGCACTTCAGGCACTTGGGATCCTTGTCTTCGCCTTTTTCGGCACTGAGTGACGCCATCGCTTTGGAGTGTTTGGACTCGAGCCAGATCTCCCACATCAAGCCCTTCTTCTCGCCCATATGGCACATCTTGCACTTGCTGCTGCCGACATAAGCGGGAGCTTTGGTTTCCGCGGCGGCGGGCTGTTCTTCGGCCAGCGTCAGCGCGGCGCTGAGCGACAACGCCAGGATGATGAATACCGCGAGCGAGAGTTTCATCCACTTGCTTTCCATGTCGTATCCCTTTCCATAGACCATTGATAAATTCTCGGAGTTCCGACGGAGTTCGTCAGGAGACCTTCTTGTCCAAGCCTTCGAGGAGATGATCCAGTTGCCGCGCGTAGAGATGCATGGTCTTGCGCGTCAAGCCGGTCACCTTCGTCTCGTTTGTGCCAATCCACTCCACGTACAACACACGATGCGTCACATAGAAACAAAGAAACAGGCCAAGCGTCCCGAGAATGAAGCCCGCCCACAGAATCCAGCCGCCGTATGTCTTCTTGATTTCCCAGACGGTCATGAGTTCTTCGGTCGCGCGCTCGCCCGCGAGAGTCGCCAGCCGGTAGTTGAACCGCCCCGGCCCCGCCTCATGCGACGGGAATCTCAGAAACACCCATTTGCTCTGCTCGAATCCGCCGGGGCCGCGGAACGTGAACTGCACGGCGGGATTGACAAACTCCGCCGTTTCGCTGTAGGCTCCCGTCTGTCCGAGTTTGAAATGCGGCAGCAAGCGCCCGGCCGTGACCTTCAGCGTGTCGCTGGGGATCGCGGTCTCTTCGCCCGAAATTAAAGTGAGTGTATCGAAGACACCCGCCAAACTATCGGAAACCGCCAACTGGATCTTGTCATAGGCCGCTTGAAAGCGCGGACGGTCGGGATCGTAGGAACTCTGATAGAATCGGTATCCCTGATGACGAAGCGGGCTGTTCACCACGATCTCCGCCGTTCGCAAGACGGCTTCTTCATGATCCAGAAGCGTCACGTAGCTGACGTAGCGCTGGATGTTCGCGCGATCCATCTCGCTGCCGAACCGGTTGCGGATGTGAGTCGCGGGCGCAAGCTCCAGCGTCCCTTCGTCGCCGGGATGCGTCATCCGCCGCACCTGCCATGAACCGTCGGACTGCTGCTTTTCGAGTTTGCCGATCCACTCGCCGTTCACCAAAACCCATTGGCCCGGCTGGAGTGGATAGTATTGAACGCGGAAGCTGTCAATCCGCACGGCGAAATTCGCTTCGGGCGGACGAATCACATCACCGGCGAAGCCACCGTCGCGCGTGCGAATGCCGCCGAACGAACCCGTCAGCGCGCCGATGCCGATGAGAAGCATGCCCACGTGCGTGAACAGCGGCCCCCACATTCCGACGCGGCCCCGCTCGCAAACCCACAGCGAATCACTCTTGATTCGCCATGACCATCCCGACAAGCGACGCCGAAGGTCTTCGCGCGACGCGCGAATAATCCGCACGGTGCCAGGCCGGACGTTCTTGAGCCAGCTCGTATCGGCGGAGGGTTTTTTCGTCCACTGCCGCCAGACAATCGGCGTGCGTTCCAGAATACAGGTAAACAGCGACAGGCACAGAATGCCCAATAGCAGGCGATACCACCACGACCGAAACGGATCGTCCATCTGGAACACCGTCATCAGCGCATTGCCGATGTTCGTCACGCCCGGTGTCGCCTGTGGGCCGCGCAGTTCCCCAATGAAAAGCGAAACCAGCGAGAGCGCGCCGAGGAGAACCAGCATCCAGATGGCGAAGCGCATGGAAGACAGCGTCGCCCACAATCCCGCTTTCTTCGCGCTCGGGGCGGTCGCTTCCGGTTCGCTAAGATAATCCGTGTAATTCATCTATGGCATGGCCCATTTACTCAGGATTATGGTTCGGCCCAAGCCGTCAGATACTATCCATACGAATGCAGTCCGCCGAAAAAATAGTTGCCGAAAAAAGAAAGCATCATCATGGCAAAGCCGATAAGCGAGAGCACGGCCGTGCGGGTTCCCGACCAGCCGCGCTGATAGCGCGCGTGCAGAAACGCGCTGTAGAAAAGCCAGATGATAAGCGCGCCCACTTCCTTCGGATCCCAGCTCCAGAAGGCTCCCCACGCCTTCTCCGCCCAGATCGCACCGGCAAACAAGGCTCCCAAAGTGTAGAGCGGATAGCCGAGCGTAACGGCGCGATAGTTCACCTCGTCAAGCAGCCGGCCATCCAGTTTCAACCGCCACGGAATGCGGCCGAATCCCAACGCGGCATGCAGAACAAAAAGCAGAACGCCGCCCACCACGAAGGCCAAGCCGAAAAACTCGAAGATGCGCAGCGGGCTGTCGGGAGTAATTGCAATCCGTCCCGACTTGAGCAGCCATCCACCGATCAGCGATCCCAGAAACAACGACAAAAACGCGACGCCCGACCAGTAACGACGCACGGCGGAACTCTCCTTGTGGGCTATTTGCGCCCACACGAAACCGGCCAGCGGGAGATAGATGCCGAGCAGAATCAGCGCGCTGCCGCCGCCCGCCGAGACCGAGCCGAAGAAGCTCATCTGCGAGAAACGAACGAACAGACCGCCTGCGGCAGCGACGAGTGCCAACACGACCGGGATAATAACCGCCGCGACGAAGGGTCCGCGCAGCGAAGGCTCAAACGCGTTCGTCTCATCTTCCTTCTCTTTCGCGACCAGCAGGAACAACATCGAGACCGCGGCCGCCACGGCAAAGGCTCCCGCGCCGATGGAAGCCAGCGAGACGTGGATATAGAGCCAGTAACTCTGCAACGCGGGCATGAGCTGCAAGTTCGGCTCTTTGGGAAGCAGCGAAGCCGCCACCATCAGCATCACCACGATCGGGGAAATCAGTGCGCTGATGGTCCAGTGGCGATAGCGCCAGGTGATGATCCCGAAACTGAGTACGGCCATCCAGCTCATCACGGCCAGATATTCGTACATATTGGACATCGGGAAGTGGCCGGTGATGATCCAGCGGGCGACGAAAGCCACCGTCTGCGGCACGAAACCGAGGACGAAGAGCACCGAGCCGAGCGTCGTCAACCACGAACGGCGAACCGCCAACCAAGCCGTGAACGCCAGCCACCCGAAGAAGTAAGCGGCGAAGGCAACCCAGAATAGCTGAACGTCAAGCGATGGGGTCATGGAGTGTTCTTATCGAAGGTCATAGGAGTCAGAGTCATTCGTCTCGGCCGTCAACGCTCCACGATTCCGTTCACGTGAAGCGATTCATCCAGAAAGCGAATACTCTCATAGTTGGAATAGTCCGACGCCGGATCCACGTTCCGGTGACAAGTATGACAGATGGCGTTGGAAGGATGCGGAGCCGGCGGCGGCATGCGATGACATCCGGCGCAGTTCAACTGCCCTCCCACCCACTGCGGCATGGCCACCGGAGGTCCGCCCGCACCGTTGGTGTGGCAATAGATTGAGATGCATCCGGCGTTGCCGCTTGTGGCTTGACCGATGTGTGTGGAAGCCGGAGCATAGTTGTGCAGATTGGCAATCTGCGCACCGGCGAAGGTTACTTCGGCGGGCAGCGGGCCGATGTGACCGATCCCGGTTACGGTTGCATGGCACTCGGCGCAACCGAATCGAAGATGGGCACCGTGCGCGCCCGCCGAGCCGGAGGGCATGCCGTAGAGTTGTGAATCGTCATCAAGGGGCGGCAGCAAGTGGCACGTCCGGCAATCCATCGGTCCGGCGGGAGCCGTGT contains:
- a CDS encoding cytochrome c family protein, which translates into the protein MESKWMKLSLAVFIILALSLSAALTLAEEQPAAAETKAPAYVGSSKCKMCHMGEKKGLMWEIWLESKHSKAMASLSAEKGEDKDPKCLKCHTTGYGAGGYGAEGMEEAMAAPEVWGAVGCESCHGPGSEYKSLKVMKDRDAAVKAGLWLPDEATCTKCHNEESPTFQGFNYEEMLAKIAHKLPAAPAEKGQ
- a CDS encoding cytochrome c biogenesis protein ResB; translation: MNYTDYLSEPEATAPSAKKAGLWATLSSMRFAIWMLVLLGALSLVSLFIGELRGPQATPGVTNIGNALMTVFQMDDPFRSWWYRLLLGILCLSLFTCILERTPIVWRQWTKKPSADTSWLKNVRPGTVRIIRASREDLRRRLSGWSWRIKSDSLWVCERGRVGMWGPLFTHVGMLLIGIGALTGSFGGIRTRDGGFAGDVIRPPEANFAVRIDSFRVQYYPLQPGQWVLVNGEWIGKLEKQQSDGSWQVRRMTHPGDEGTLELAPATHIRNRFGSEMDRANIQRYVSYVTLLDHEEAVLRTAEIVVNSPLRHQGYRFYQSSYDPDRPRFQAAYDKIQLAVSDSLAGVFDTLTLISGEETAIPSDTLKVTAGRLLPHFKLGQTGAYSETAEFVNPAVQFTFRGPGGFEQSKWVFLRFPSHEAGPGRFNYRLATLAGERATEELMTVWEIKKTYGGWILWAGFILGTLGLFLCFYVTHRVLYVEWIGTNETKVTGLTRKTMHLYARQLDHLLEGLDKKVS
- the ccsA gene encoding cytochrome c biogenesis protein CcsA; the encoded protein is MTPSLDVQLFWVAFAAYFFGWLAFTAWLAVRRSWLTTLGSVLFVLGFVPQTVAFVARWIITGHFPMSNMYEYLAVMSWMAVLSFGIITWRYRHWTISALISPIVVMLMVAASLLPKEPNLQLMPALQSYWLYIHVSLASIGAGAFAVAAAVSMLFLLVAKEKEDETNAFEPSLRGPFVAAVIIPVVLALVAAAGGLFVRFSQMSFFGSVSAGGGSALILLGIYLPLAGFVWAQIAHKESSAVRRYWSGVAFLSLFLGSLIGGWLLKSGRIAITPDSPLRIFEFFGLAFVVGGVLLFVLHAALGFGRIPWRLKLDGRLLDEVNYRAVTLGYPLYTLGALFAGAIWAEKAWGAFWSWDPKEVGALIIWLFYSAFLHARYQRGWSGTRTAVLSLIGFAMMMLSFFGNYFFGGLHSYG
- a CDS encoding CxxxxCH/CxxCH domain-containing protein — protein: MNKTNTLRWMMWLTVAITVTLLSSCSEDHDTPQYVAHPTGWLEPNSEYFHGDPALENRGAACKECHGVNLRGGTSSTSCYECHGVLHNEVRIANLTSHQSYMADVDWNLNRCARCHGLDFRGGSTNFSCTVCHTAPAGPMDCRTCHLLPPLDDDSQLYGMPSGSAGAHGAHLRFGCAECHATVTGIGHIGPLPAEVTFAGAQIANLHNYAPASTHIGQATSGNAGCISIYCHTNGAGGPPVAMPQWVGGQLNCAGCHRMPPPAPHPSNAICHTCHRNVDPASDYSNYESIRFLDESLHVNGIVER